Part of the Diprion similis isolate iyDipSimi1 chromosome 4, iyDipSimi1.1, whole genome shotgun sequence genome is shown below.
GTGAGATTCGTCTACACTGGTTTACACgtgattacaaaaatatttacacaccAAACGTCAGTTCGTAATTAACACTATTCAGATGTAGCCTTGCGACCTACATTGCTGACGTGTAGTCTCTTCACCCGGAAGTGTTTTTCGGCCCTGAAACCTGCGAAAGACCCTACGTTACTAAATTTATGGTCCATTCTCTGGCAGCTAAAGTTATGCGCCGTGGCCCTGTAATTACCGCATAATCTGACTTCTAACTTTTCTTACTTGTGAAAATATCAGCAGTTTAcaaaaagagaggaagaaaaaacatttagAAATGTAATAAAGCAATCGTAACATTATGCCATATATTTACgtgtacaatatacatgtaattaCGATGCAAAGTATGATTTATGCTGGCAAATTAAATAGTAGACGCTATAATTGCAAGTTCTGTTACTGAATAATGTAGTTAATAATTGTCATTTTACCGTAATATGGCTTCtcggtcaatttttatgcaaagTCTAAATCATATTACGCTATTGAAGTCAAATGTATACGCATTAAGTAATATGCaataattacaagaaaataaaatgaaatatttttatagaatcCACGTCTGTTTTCGTAcctcgtgaaatattttcgaaagctTATTACTTATGATTTCATGTTAATTACTTATGGATGAATACatcttgatttgaaatttgaaaatatctgcaGTTTAATTGTGTCGAATGAAacgatataaaaatgtataactttataataataatgaaaatacgaaataattttgagaaaaacgctgCATTTTATCAAAACCGTCTCAATACTTTTTTACTGGAGTGAATCTGGATTCTCTAGATATTAACTGAAGGTACTGACACCGGGTTTAGTCAAGTTCAAAACCCTAAGCATCGTCAGAAGATACGTATAGCGTGTAATACGCATGTTTTAACAAGTTCTTAAAGTTTCCGCAAGTAGCTCTGCGCAGATGAGAAAAACATCCTGAAGTTAAGGCGAAGATTAGTATAACACAGCCTTGTTTATCAGGCTGACATTGCATGTTTGTGAACTGCATGCAACAATTGAAGAATTGTGTAAACCGCATTTACACGGGTTGAATTGTTCATTTCTCATCGGTAAAAGTCAAAAGTTAAAATGTTTAAGGGATATAAAATAGTAATATTTCTGTCGGTGTTGACATTCGGCGGTGAATTTTCACGggctgaaaatgaaaatcagaatcACGACGCCACTGAGCCCCAGATTCCAGTTGTTCTTTGGCACGGAATGGGTGAGTCAAATTAACGCTAaatatgagaaagaaaatgtcGTCTTCAGCAAAAATGTATCTCTAATCTCGTAAAGAAGTCGAAACAAGTGGCAAACCGGCATTCGTGTCGTGTACAATTTTAATTCATCGAGCTTCGAACTTTGGCCATAAGATGTCAGCTCGGAACGCTTTCTTGTTCACGTCTGCGATTCAGATTCTGACAATCTTTTAAGGTTATCTCTACGtccattttacaaaaaaactaCGTCTCCTTATCTCTGGCTTCATAATCaacgtaaaattttaatttgtttaatttgaacGAATCAGACTAACGATGAGCTTGCGAGCCTGCTTTCGAACTCTTATCAACCGATGTTGTGCGCTTTAGTATGGCTCAGACTTCATGACTTCGTTGTTTCTGTCAGTCGGTAATGCAGACAATGTTTCAGTTGGTAAAGCGGGTTTCTTGGTGCTTAAGTTAAGGTTATCGGATTGTCGTCCGACCAACAACAAACAGATTTAATTGTTTGTAACGATGTTGCAAAgcaggaaaaatttattcaactccAGAAATTTACTGATATATTGATAGTTACGAGAAAGCGAATGGATTCATAAGACAAAGTTCATTGGACATAAAATGTTCAATTAATTTGGAATATGagctttttaaattatttgaatttattggCTAAGAAGAGATGCGAAATGAACTGTTCACTGTAAAGTATCCTGTTACGTTTTTGATAAGAACTGAATGTTGACaaaattgcctaattttttctattgtaTATTGTATTTATAACTATAGTCAggtccgttaaaaaaaatttgtgataaGTCCTGATATGGCCAGATATCAATCGTCCATATCAGGTCTGATATGAAAATTGGGCAGATTTGGTCTTATATGGACAGATTAGACCATATATgactacatatatacacgctaAACTTGCGTGTAAAAACTGCGTTTCGAAGATGGACTTGACttttgaaagttgaaattatagagaatagaacattttttttcagttgaacttttttaattcttgaTTAATTGGAGCATGAAaaaacagtttcttttttaatacaCGCAGCCAGATATGGTCAGATATGTCAGCGTATGATTACGTatattttggtaaaatatttCCCGATACAGACTTATACAAGAATATCAagatatacataaaaaaactTAATTGGACTGATCAGACTATATATGGActtattagatttttttttacggataTCCACATAAACATCACCGAAATTATTTTGTACGTTCATCTACCGATGCAATATTTATCTTCCATTTGCAATTTCAGAAGGATTCAAAAATACTATGTTTCGTTTtgcaattatttgaaaaactccGATTACTGATCAGAACAGTGATCGCCGTCGAAACATCCAAAATGATTGCATGGTTTcgttatttgataaatttgatGATTGGTTTTCACGTTCGAcactataaatataattttactcACCAAGTTCATTTGAGCTTCATAACtacgtaaataattatttcaggtGACAGCTGCTGCTTTTCTTTTAGTCTTGGGCAGATAACGAAGATACTCGAAGTCCATTTAACTGGTGTATACGTTAAATCCATTCGTATCGGGGATTCCGAAATTGAGGTAGACCCAATGATTCACCAACCACGATTGTAACCTTTCGTCATAATCATCTCAGTTcctattttataatttaactaaTCCTCAGTCACTCTTTCTAGGATGTTGAAAATAGCTTCTTCAAAAATGTAAACGACCAAGTTGCCGAAGCCTGTAATCAATTGGCGCAGGACAGCCGTCTTCAAGACGGATACAACGCCATAGGATTTTCACAAGGAGGACAATTTCTGTAATAAGATattaacgatgaaaaatactGTGTCTGAAAATAtctcaacaaaattttcaaaagcttCAATATCTAATCCGTATATTAAGATTGGTTACTCCTTTAAACTAGACGAGCGGTCGCCCAGAGGTGTCCCAACCCGCCAATGCTCAACCTTATTTCTCTTGGGGGTCAACACCAAGGAGTCTACGGCCTTCCACATTGCGGATCCCTGGAGCATCGTCTCTGCGACTACTTGCGACGGATGCTTAACTATGCAGCCTATCTTAAGTAATGTTCCAATTGAAATGATTTAGGATCACTTGTTTTGGATCCAAACAAGTTTGATAGTTTCTTAATAGCGTCATTTGAATTCAAGGGTGGTGCAGCGAAAACTGGTTCAGGCCCAATACTGGCACGACCCGCTGAAGGAAGATGAgtacaaaaataatagtatCTTCCTCGCTGATATCAACAACGAGCTAATTTTTAATAAGGTAAGAATTTTGATAAACGGCAGATGTCAAGTAACtgatgtttttcatttctggttATGTATCTCTGATTACGCACGACCGTTGGTAAACGGAATGTCTTATACATTTGCCATCGCAAAAGCGTCGgattagacaaaaaaaaatacctaaaATTACTTAGGAAGCGTGTTttagaaatcgaaaaaaatttgcaagcaTTTTCAAAAGTGGATTTCTTGCGGGCATCACTATTAGTCGAACCGATTTGGATGAAATTCGCATGGAACACTGTTCATATTGCGAAGATGGGGAAATAAAGTTTCGAGCCCAATTACAATTCCGGTTTCAAAACAGCTATTGCCAACTTCGTCATTCTTCATGATATCTAAATAAATGCTAATTCAGTCAGATTATTTTGTATAAGCCCCGTTGGACACCAGCATATTGGAccgaaaaaaaactggaagCTGTATGAGacacaaaattaattggacacggtttgtttaattttggatttaggagtacaaaaagaaCCTTCAGAAACTCAAGAAGCTGGTGCTGGTGATGTTTGAGAACGACACGATGGTCCAACCACGACAATCGGAATGGTTTGGATTCTACAAACCAGGACAATCCGTTCAACTTGAAACTCTTCAAGAGTCTGCCATCTACAAGGAGGTACCTCTTTTTATTACacgcataaaatttttcaatcttccatATTATTTCAACCATATTTTATTCGCCTACAGGATCGTCTCGGTCTACGTGCCATGGACAAAGCCGGGAAGATTGACTTTTTGTCCATTGCAGTGGATCATCTTCAATTCACGGATGTTTGGTTTATCgagaatataattaaaaaatatttggttgCGAATTCTTCAGGATTTTAACTAAATCCATATACTCTAGGCATAAGGATTGATAtgtttttatacaataattttctacTCAAAATAAGATTAAGCTCTTGATTGTAAAATGACTATAAATAGAAATTACTTTTGAAGATCTAAATATACTGTAacgaacaaaataaatatactcaTAAAATAATTCTTAACAAATGAGTTCAAATGTAAGTGTTCTctataaatgtaaatatttgcattccacaaattttcatctccgaAGTGTATGTAAGTAA
Proteins encoded:
- the LOC124405303 gene encoding palmitoyl-protein thioesterase 1, giving the protein MFKGYKIVIFLSVLTFGGEFSRAENENQNHDATEPQIPVVLWHGMGDSCCFSFSLGQITKILEVHLTGVYVKSIRIGDSEIEDVENSFFKNVNDQVAEACNQLAQDSRLQDGYNAIGFSQGGQFLRAVAQRCPNPPMLNLISLGGQHQGVYGLPHCGSLEHRLCDYLRRMLNYAAYLKVVQRKLVQAQYWHDPLKEDEYKNNSIFLADINNELIFNKEYKKNLQKLKKLVLVMFENDTMVQPRQSEWFGFYKPGQSVQLETLQESAIYKEDRLGLRAMDKAGKIDFLSIAVDHLQFTDVWFIENIIKKYLVANSSGF